From the Camelus bactrianus isolate YW-2024 breed Bactrian camel chromosome 4, ASM4877302v1, whole genome shotgun sequence genome, the window CGGCAGTTCGCATTTATTGGACGTGTGTTACGAGCCCCACGGTGCTTAACACTCTCTAGTCGTTTTCTCTTGTAAACTCGTAATAATCTTTGAAGCAGGCACTATTATCATTCCCatctcacagaggaggaaacaggtttAGAGAGAATGAGCCACTTTTCCGAGTCCATATTTGATAGAGAGCACTGACCCATCACAGATCCCAACATCTTACAATCTAGAGACTTGGAAATGTGAAATGTCCTAGTTTGTGGTGGAACTTAAATAATCAGGGCTTTGGAGGCCCTCCCATGCCCCAGTAGGAGGCTAACTCCTGCCTCTCTGCCCCAGTGCCTGGCCTCCACCTCTCCCTCTAATTTATAAAACCCATGGCCACAAAGGGCGGAAGCCAAAGGACAGAGGTTTTCTTCTCTGATACCCCGGAGCCTTGGCAGAGAAAGGTGCCTTGGGGCTTGAGAATTAGACAGGAAAGCTGAGTAGTTAGTTAAAAGCATCCTAGAAGTGTAGGGGAAAGGCCTATGTTACAAAAGGCCTGAGTTCCAGGCCCTGCTCTACTCTGGCTGGCTATGTGATCTTGGAtaaatctcttctcttctctgggcctcagtttccctcctgtACAATGGACATTCTTTTAGATGATCTAATaatcccttcccccagcctccctAACCCTCCCATCCTCCCTGCCCAAAATGGCTCTGACATTCCAGAAGCAGCCCTGAACTGAGGCTGAAAGTCTCAGGTGGGAGTTGCAACCCATCTCTGAGTTTCTTCCTGAGTTCTGAGCCCTGGCAACAGGTCCTGGTCAGGTATCAGACTTTGGCAGGTCAGGGCCATCAGAGGGAAGAAAAGCCCTGTGCCTTTGAGAAAGGCCTCAAGGGGGTCTGCATTGTGATGACCTCATCCACTCTATGACATcatcctctctcccaccccaacTCCTCCCTGATCAACTGCTCTGCAAACAACCATCAATCTGAATCCCAAAGGCCTGAGAAAATCTGTTCTCCAGTACCTGCTGCTGATTGTCTGCCTCAGCCAGCAAGAAGCACCATGAAATTGGAATTCACTGAGAAAAACTACAACAGCTTCGTACTGCAGAATCTGAACAAACAGAGGAAACGCAAAGAGTACTGGGACATGGCCCTGACTGTGGACCACCACGTCTTCTTTGCACATCGCAACGTACTGGCTGCGGTCTCTCCACTGGTGAAGAGCCTCATCTCCAACCACGACATGAAGACTACCGATGAGCTCTTTATCACCATTGACCCCAACTACCTGAGCCCGACTACAGTGGATCAGCTCCTGGACTACTTCTACAGTGGCAAGGTGGTGATCTCAGAGCAGAACGTGGAGGAGCTCCTTCGTGGGGCCCAGTATTTCAACACACCACGCCTTCGAATCCACTGCAATGACTTCCTAATTAAATCCATCCGCCGTGCTAATTGCTTGCGCTACCTCTTCTTGGCTGAGTTGTTTGAGCTCAAAGAGGTATCAGACTTGGCCTACTCTGGCATTCGAGACAACTTCCATTACTGGGCCAGTCCTGAGGGCTCCATGCACTTCATGCGCTGTCCACCTGTCATTTTTGGCCGCCTGCTCCGAGATGAAAACTTGCATGTGCTCAATGAGGACCAGGCTCTCAATGCACTCATCAGTTGGGTGTACTTCCGGAAGGATGAGCGGGAGAAGTATTTCAAGAAGTTCTTCAACTACATCAATCTTAATGCTGTCTCCAACAAGACACTGATGTATGCCAGCAACAAGCTGATGGGCATGGAGAACAGCTCAGCGCACTCAACACTGATTGAGAGTGTCCTGGTGGACCGCAAGCAGGAGAGGCCAACCAGCCTGCTGAGCTACCAGCGGAAAGGGGCCCTGCTGGATTCAGTGGTCATCCTAGGTGGCCAAAAGGCCCATGGCAAGTTCAACGATGGGGTGTTTGCTTATATCATCCAGGAGAACCTGTGGTTGAAGCTCTCAGAGATGCCCTATCGAGCAGCAGCACTTAGTGCCACCTCTGCTGGTCGCTACATCTACATCTCTGGTGGCACCACGGAGCAGATTTCAGGGCTGAAGACGGCTTGGCGGTATGATATGGATGACAACTCCTGGACCAAGTTGCCCGACCTGCCAATTGGGCTTGTCTTCCACACGATGGTGACCTGTGGGGGGACCGTGTACTCAGTGGGTGGGAGCATTGCCCCAAGGCGGTATGTCTCTAACATCTACCGCTATGATGAGCGCAAGGAGGCCTGGTGCCTGGCAGGGAAGATGAGCATCCCTATGGATGGCACAGCCGTGATCACCAAGGGTGACCGGACCCTGTACATTGTTACCGGGCGGTGCTTGGTGAAGGGCTACATCTCCCGGGTCGGGGTGGTGGACTGCTTTGACACCAACACTGGAGACGTCGTCCAGTGTATCACTTTCCCCATTGAGTTCAACCACCGGCCCCTGCTCTCTTTCCATCAGGACAACATCCTCTGCGTGCACAGCCACCGGCAGAGTGTGGAAATCAACCTGCAGAAGATAAAGGCCAACAAGACGACCACTTCAGTGCCTCTCTTGCCCAATAACTGCCCCTTGGATGTGTCCCATGCTATATGCTCCATTGGAGACAGCAGGGTGTTTGTATGTGGAGGTGTCACCACAGCCAGCGATGTCCAGACAAAGGACTACACCATCAATCCAAATGCCTACCTGCTGGACCAAAAGACAGGCGAGTGGAAGACCCTGGCGCCCCCACCAGAGGCACTGGACTGTCCTGCCTGCTGTCTAGCCAAGCTACCTTGCAAGATTCTTCAAAGGATTTAAACAGCTTTTAAGTGGGAGAATAAGtaaatgcattattattattcacaatttaatgagagagagaaagagaggaaggtggCCTGTTGGTTCCTTCTTAGTCTATGTTCAGCCCTGAAGGTGGAAATCCTGGGCCAAGGCTCCTCCTAGTGAGGGGAATTCAGGGCCACCCCGTCACTGGAGGGATCTGAGCTGAGGCTGGAAGGACCCTGGTGGGTGAAGTTGAGGCATCTCCCAGGCACCGGCCAAGCTGTGGTCTGGAAGGCCTCCTATTCTAAATCCCTGTAGTCACTTTGCAGGCATCAGCTATCCTGAGAGGTAAAGCATTTCCTTAGAGTTGTGAAGCCTCAGGCTCCTCCAACACTCATTTCTGAGTCTGCCCAGAAAGGTAGGGGAAGGCCAGTTCCAGGTTGGGAGAGGAGCCTcccaggctggggagagagaaggtggTGTGGGCCAGACTCAGGGATGGGGGCGAAGGGAAGGGGgtaagggtgggagaggaggcagggttACTTGGCTGTCATGCCTGACCACTCAGCTGTGGTGTGTTTATGTCTCATTTGTGGGGAAGCTGGGGGTGAGGAGTTACTTACAATTGT encodes:
- the CCIN gene encoding calicin yields the protein MKLEFTEKNYNSFVLQNLNKQRKRKEYWDMALTVDHHVFFAHRNVLAAVSPLVKSLISNHDMKTTDELFITIDPNYLSPTTVDQLLDYFYSGKVVISEQNVEELLRGAQYFNTPRLRIHCNDFLIKSIRRANCLRYLFLAELFELKEVSDLAYSGIRDNFHYWASPEGSMHFMRCPPVIFGRLLRDENLHVLNEDQALNALISWVYFRKDEREKYFKKFFNYINLNAVSNKTLMYASNKLMGMENSSAHSTLIESVLVDRKQERPTSLLSYQRKGALLDSVVILGGQKAHGKFNDGVFAYIIQENLWLKLSEMPYRAAALSATSAGRYIYISGGTTEQISGLKTAWRYDMDDNSWTKLPDLPIGLVFHTMVTCGGTVYSVGGSIAPRRYVSNIYRYDERKEAWCLAGKMSIPMDGTAVITKGDRTLYIVTGRCLVKGYISRVGVVDCFDTNTGDVVQCITFPIEFNHRPLLSFHQDNILCVHSHRQSVEINLQKIKANKTTTSVPLLPNNCPLDVSHAICSIGDSRVFVCGGVTTASDVQTKDYTINPNAYLLDQKTGEWKTLAPPPEALDCPACCLAKLPCKILQRI